The following proteins are co-located in the Flectobacillus major DSM 103 genome:
- a CDS encoding NADH-quinone oxidoreductase subunit J family protein has protein sequence MQFWYFLTALTLISALMVVLSKNPIHSVLYLVFTFFCISGHYVLLNAQFLMAVNIIVYAGAIMVLFLFVIMMLDLRRNSPDSKSNLTKLAGAILGGTLMVILIAASRKMNLGTGADNPAYSSQTGMVENLGQILYRNYLLPFELVSILFFVAMVGAVMLGKREAGERNF, from the coding sequence ATGCAATTCTGGTACTTTTTAACTGCCCTTACGCTAATTAGTGCGTTGATGGTTGTGCTTTCAAAGAACCCAATCCACAGTGTATTGTACTTGGTGTTCACTTTCTTTTGTATTTCGGGGCATTATGTATTGCTCAATGCTCAGTTTTTGATGGCTGTAAACATTATCGTGTATGCTGGGGCAATTATGGTATTGTTCTTGTTTGTGATTATGATGCTAGACTTGCGACGTAACTCGCCAGATTCTAAGTCAAATCTGACAAAATTGGCTGGGGCTATCTTGGGGGGTACTTTAATGGTTATCCTTATTGCTGCAAGCCGCAAAATGAATTTAGGAACAGGTGCCGACAACCCTGCTTACAGCTCTCAAACGGGTATGGTTGAAAACCTTGGGCAAATCCTTTATCGCAACTATTTGTTGCCTTTTGAATTAGTATCTATTTTGTTCTTTGTAGCAATGGTAGGGGCGGTAATGTTGGGCAAAAGAGAAGCAGGAGAACGTAATTTCTAA
- a CDS encoding phytanoyl-CoA dioxygenase family protein, with protein sequence MIAFLKNTFRRPYFLAKHYLSGTKELDFDYDTLPLVDQNIPLEEVLKSIQVDENLPFDLKEKLAFWRENGYVVLENVLPKHWLDNLWEEVEETIENHEKYNMTALVYQFNNTKDAPLKSIPKEKLQGIGARINDYHNASVGAKKVMSHPNVVAFLKAALAPEITAFQSLIFKYSSQQGTHQDYPWVTSGIPSHLAAAWIPLEDVHPDSGPLFYYPGSHKLPKFNFGRTGILYKHGMSLFSPDQFGVYLDKICAKFGIQKKVLLIKKGDVLIWHGGLAHGGSRINNPLLTRKSFVCHYSTVEAQPKHRWEPNAKSQTSYYNGVAIYANPSNLEQEDIIAKGKDWTE encoded by the coding sequence ATGATAGCTTTTTTAAAGAATACATTCAGACGACCCTATTTTTTAGCCAAACACTATTTGTCTGGAACGAAGGAGTTAGATTTTGATTATGATACCTTACCATTGGTAGACCAAAATATACCCTTGGAAGAAGTTTTAAAAAGCATTCAAGTAGATGAAAATTTACCTTTTGATTTAAAGGAGAAATTGGCATTTTGGAGGGAAAATGGCTATGTGGTTTTAGAAAATGTATTGCCTAAGCATTGGCTTGATAATTTGTGGGAAGAGGTAGAAGAAACTATCGAAAACCACGAAAAGTACAACATGACAGCCTTGGTGTATCAGTTCAACAATACGAAAGATGCCCCATTAAAGAGTATTCCAAAAGAAAAATTACAAGGAATTGGTGCAAGAATCAACGACTACCATAATGCCTCTGTAGGAGCTAAAAAAGTGATGAGTCACCCCAATGTGGTTGCATTTTTAAAAGCCGCACTTGCTCCTGAAATTACGGCTTTCCAAAGCCTAATATTCAAATACAGTAGTCAACAAGGCACACACCAAGATTACCCTTGGGTAACTTCGGGTATTCCGAGCCATTTGGCAGCAGCGTGGATTCCTCTCGAAGACGTTCATCCTGATTCGGGGCCATTGTTTTATTATCCGGGGTCGCACAAATTACCTAAGTTTAATTTTGGACGTACTGGAATTCTTTACAAACACGGTATGTCATTGTTTAGTCCCGACCAATTTGGGGTATATTTAGATAAGATTTGTGCTAAATTTGGTATCCAAAAGAAAGTATTGTTGATTAAAAAAGGTGATGTATTGATTTGGCATGGAGGCTTAGCACATGGAGGTAGCAGAATCAATAATCCATTGTTAACCCGAAAATCTTTTGTTTGTCATTATTCAACCGTTGAGGCTCAGCCCAAACACAGATGGGAGCCCAACGCAAAGTCTCAAACAAGTTATTATAATGGAGTAGCCATTTATGCCAATCCTTCCAACCTAGAGCAAGAAGATATTATTGCTAAAGGAAAAGATTGGACCGAATAA
- a CDS encoding NADH-quinone oxidoreductase subunit D, with protein sequence MSDVALVSNPNVGIAKSEESKKYVNELTTLNLGPTHPATHGIFQNILTMDGETIIDSEQTVGYIHRAFEKIAERRPLYQITTLTDRMNYCSAPINNMGWHMTVEKLLGIDVPKRAQYIRVIMMELARIADHIICNSILAVDTGALTGFLYVMQWREHIYEIYEEMSGARLTTNMGRFGGMERDLSAEAIRKIKILLAEFPKALLEFEGLVKRNRIFMDRTTNVGGISAERALNYGFTGPNLRAAGIDYDVRALNPYSSYEDFEFEIPVGTKGDTYDRFLVREEEMWQSLRIIQQALDNLPQGPYHADAPHYYLPAKQDVYHNMEALIYHFKIVMGEIDAPVGEVYHSVEGGNGELGFYLVSDGGRAPYRLKMRRPCFIYYQAFPEMIKGTTLSDAIVTMSSMNVIAGELDA encoded by the coding sequence ATGTCAGATGTTGCTTTAGTGTCGAATCCTAATGTGGGGATCGCCAAATCAGAAGAAAGTAAAAAATATGTCAATGAGTTGACAACCCTCAACCTTGGGCCAACTCACCCTGCAACGCACGGTATTTTCCAGAATATCCTAACTATGGATGGGGAAACAATTATTGACTCCGAGCAAACGGTAGGTTATATCCACCGTGCTTTCGAGAAAATAGCCGAACGTCGCCCTTTATACCAAATCACAACGCTTACCGACCGCATGAACTACTGCTCGGCTCCTATCAATAATATGGGATGGCACATGACAGTAGAGAAGCTTTTAGGTATCGATGTACCCAAAAGAGCTCAGTATATTCGTGTAATTATGATGGAGCTGGCTCGTATTGCCGACCATATTATTTGTAACTCAATTCTTGCTGTAGATACTGGTGCTTTGACAGGCTTCTTGTATGTGATGCAATGGCGTGAGCATATCTACGAGATTTACGAAGAAATGTCTGGCGCTCGCCTTACTACCAATATGGGTCGTTTTGGCGGTATGGAACGTGATTTGTCTGCTGAAGCTATTCGCAAAATCAAAATATTATTGGCTGAATTTCCGAAGGCTCTTTTAGAGTTTGAAGGATTGGTAAAACGTAACAGAATCTTTATGGACAGAACTACCAATGTAGGTGGTATTTCGGCCGAAAGAGCTCTCAATTACGGATTTACAGGCCCTAATTTACGTGCCGCTGGGATTGACTACGATGTTCGTGCATTGAACCCTTACTCTTCTTACGAAGATTTTGAATTTGAAATTCCTGTTGGTACAAAAGGTGATACCTACGACCGCTTCTTGGTTCGTGAGGAAGAAATGTGGCAAAGTTTAAGAATTATCCAACAGGCTTTGGATAACCTACCCCAAGGGCCGTATCATGCCGATGCCCCACACTATTATTTACCTGCTAAGCAAGATGTTTACCATAATATGGAAGCATTAATTTACCATTTCAAAATTGTGATGGGTGAAATTGATGCACCAGTTGGTGAGGTATACCATTCGGTAGAAGGTGGCAATGGTGAATTGGGCTTTTATTTGGTTTCAGACGGGGGGCGTGCACCATATCGTTTAAAAATGCGTCGTCCATGCTTTATCTATTACCAAGCATTTCCCGAAATGATTAAGGGAACTACTTTGTCGGATGCTATCGTAACGATGTCGTCGATGAACGTAATTGCTGGGGAGTTAGATGCCTAG
- a CDS encoding NuoI/complex I 23 kDa subunit family protein: MKLSNKTKVLEQEEMTLTERMYLPAIVGGMATTLKHFFGKKATIKYPEEKRYLGPVFRGHHILKRDENGAERCTACGLCAVACPAEAISMVADERKKGEEGLYREEKYARVYEINMLRCIFCGLCEEACPKQAIYLRHDKMVQVFHDRDEVIFGKDKLVEKMDDRYLRDGWK, from the coding sequence ATGAAATTATCAAATAAAACCAAAGTTTTAGAACAAGAAGAAATGACGCTTACCGAGCGTATGTACCTACCTGCTATTGTTGGGGGTATGGCTACTACGTTGAAGCACTTCTTTGGCAAAAAAGCAACGATTAAATATCCCGAAGAAAAACGCTATTTGGGGCCAGTATTTCGTGGGCATCATATTTTGAAACGTGACGAAAACGGTGCCGAACGCTGTACTGCTTGTGGGCTTTGTGCTGTAGCCTGCCCTGCCGAAGCTATTTCGATGGTAGCCGACGAACGCAAAAAAGGCGAAGAGGGATTGTATCGTGAAGAAAAATATGCACGTGTATATGAAATCAATATGCTTCGTTGTATTTTCTGTGGTCTTTGTGAAGAGGCTTGTCCAAAACAAGCTATCTATCTGCGTCACGACAAAATGGTTCAGGTATTCCATGACCGTGATGAGGTGATTTTTGGCAAAGACAAACTTGTAGAAAAAATGGACGACCGTTACTTGCGTGATGGCTGGAAATAA
- the nuoF gene encoding NADH-quinone oxidoreductase subunit NuoF yields MKILTQYIDVPGIETIDVFRKHGGYSAVEKALKTMAPDEVTEEVKKSGLRGRGGAGFPVGMKWSFLAKPEGVPRYLVCNADESEPGTFKDHYLMMKSPHTLIEGMIVSSYALGANSSYIYVRGELMYVIHILEKAIQEAYDKGLLGKNILGSGYDLDLYVQPGGGAYICGEETALLESLEGKRGNPRNKPPFPAVKGLYQCPTVVNNVESIAATSWIVNNGGDEYAKIGVGRSAGTKLISVSGHVRKPGVYEIPLGITVEDFIYADEWCGGIRDGHKLKAVVAGGSSVPILPAELILRTTNGENRLMTYESLADGGFATGTMLGSGGFVVMDETTCIVHNTLTFGRFYHHESCGQCSPCREGTGWMDKILYRIEHGQGRMEDIDLLVDVAKKIEGNTICPLGDAAAWPVAAAIRHFRDEFEWHVKNPEKATQPGAVFMREGASWTL; encoded by the coding sequence ATGAAAATATTAACACAGTATATTGATGTACCGGGTATTGAAACCATCGATGTTTTTCGCAAACATGGTGGGTATTCGGCCGTAGAAAAGGCATTGAAAACAATGGCTCCTGACGAAGTAACCGAAGAGGTGAAAAAGTCTGGGCTTCGTGGCCGTGGTGGTGCAGGTTTCCCTGTAGGGATGAAATGGTCGTTTTTGGCCAAACCCGAAGGTGTGCCTCGCTATTTGGTATGTAATGCCGACGAATCAGAACCGGGTACATTCAAAGACCACTATTTAATGATGAAATCGCCTCATACACTTATCGAGGGTATGATTGTTTCGTCGTATGCTTTAGGTGCTAATTCTTCTTATATTTATGTACGAGGAGAATTGATGTACGTAATTCACATTCTTGAAAAAGCTATCCAAGAGGCTTATGATAAAGGGCTATTGGGTAAAAATATCTTGGGAAGCGGGTACGACCTCGACTTATATGTTCAGCCTGGCGGTGGAGCTTATATTTGTGGCGAAGAAACGGCCTTGCTCGAATCGTTGGAAGGTAAAAGAGGTAATCCTCGTAACAAACCGCCATTCCCTGCTGTAAAAGGTTTATATCAGTGCCCAACTGTAGTTAACAACGTGGAGTCGATTGCTGCTACTTCTTGGATTGTCAACAATGGTGGTGATGAATATGCCAAAATTGGTGTGGGAAGAAGTGCTGGTACAAAATTGATTTCAGTATCGGGACATGTGCGTAAGCCCGGAGTTTATGAAATCCCTTTAGGTATTACTGTCGAAGATTTTATCTATGCCGATGAATGGTGTGGAGGTATCAGAGATGGCCACAAGCTCAAAGCTGTTGTAGCAGGTGGGTCGTCTGTACCTATTTTGCCAGCAGAGTTGATTTTGAGAACTACTAATGGCGAAAATCGCTTGATGACTTACGAATCTCTTGCCGATGGGGGTTTTGCTACAGGTACAATGCTAGGTTCGGGTGGATTTGTGGTGATGGACGAAACTACTTGTATTGTTCACAATACCTTAACATTTGGCCGTTTTTATCACCATGAATCATGCGGGCAATGTTCGCCATGCCGTGAAGGAACAGGCTGGATGGATAAAATTCTTTACCGTATAGAACACGGCCAAGGGCGCATGGAAGATATTGATTTGCTAGTAGATGTAGCTAAGAAAATCGAAGGAAATACCATTTGTCCATTGGGCGATGCTGCTGCGTGGCCAGTAGCTGCTGCCATTCGTCACTTCCGCGACGAGTTTGAGTGGCATGTGAAAAACCCAGAAAAAGCAACACAACCAGGTGCTGTATTTATGCGTGAAGGAGCAAGCTGGACGTTGTAA
- the nuoH gene encoding NADH-quinone oxidoreductase subunit NuoH, with product MEITSTLFTAKAIYIGVIFAITLGVAAYSTYFERKIAAFMQDRIGPDRAGPFGILQPLADAVKMFMKEDFIPANSNKWLFIAGPCLSMLTALMTSAVVPFGDKLDLGGGVILNLQGIDVNVGILWVFGIVSLGVYGILVGGWASNNKYSLLGAIRAASQNISYELAMGLSIIAILMLTGSLSTKAIVEEQQNGHWNILYQPLGFIIFIVCAFAECNRTPFDLPECETELIGGYHTEYSSMKLGFYLFAEYINMFISGAVMATLYFGGYDYLGFDWVAAQFGENVANLLGVGALILKSFAFIFIFMWVRWTLPRFRYDQLMHLGWTILIPLAMFNVVLTGLTILLPQELGVSPMFTMIASWAGVVLLVVALFVYDSMTHKKKKLAVTR from the coding sequence ATGGAAATTACGTCAACATTATTTACCGCAAAAGCCATTTATATCGGAGTTATCTTCGCCATAACGCTCGGGGTTGCGGCTTATTCGACTTATTTTGAGCGTAAAATTGCAGCTTTTATGCAAGACCGTATCGGGCCAGACCGTGCGGGGCCTTTTGGTATTTTACAGCCATTGGCAGATGCTGTAAAAATGTTCATGAAAGAGGATTTTATCCCTGCTAACTCAAACAAATGGCTCTTTATTGCAGGCCCTTGCTTGTCGATGCTTACTGCGTTGATGACTTCGGCAGTAGTGCCATTTGGCGATAAATTAGATTTGGGGGGCGGTGTTATCCTTAATTTACAAGGTATCGATGTAAACGTAGGTATTTTGTGGGTATTTGGTATCGTATCGTTGGGTGTTTATGGCATTTTGGTAGGAGGTTGGGCTTCTAACAACAAATACTCGTTGTTGGGTGCTATTCGTGCGGCTTCGCAAAATATCTCTTACGAATTGGCTATGGGTTTGTCTATCATCGCTATTTTGATGCTTACTGGCTCGTTGTCAACAAAGGCTATTGTTGAAGAACAACAAAATGGACACTGGAATATCCTTTATCAACCACTCGGATTTATCATATTTATTGTGTGTGCTTTTGCCGAATGTAACCGTACACCATTTGATTTACCAGAGTGCGAAACCGAGCTGATAGGTGGTTATCATACCGAATATTCTTCTATGAAATTGGGCTTCTATTTGTTTGCTGAATATATCAATATGTTTATTTCAGGAGCAGTAATGGCAACACTTTATTTTGGAGGGTACGATTATTTAGGATTCGATTGGGTGGCTGCTCAGTTTGGCGAAAATGTAGCAAACTTACTAGGGGTTGGAGCATTGATTTTGAAATCTTTTGCTTTTATCTTCATCTTTATGTGGGTTCGTTGGACACTCCCTCGCTTCCGTTATGACCAATTGATGCACTTGGGTTGGACTATCCTGATTCCATTGGCAATGTTCAATGTGGTATTAACAGGCTTGACCATCTTATTGCCACAAGAGCTTGGTGTTTCACCAATGTTTACCATGATTGCTTCTTGGGCTGGTGTAGTGTTGTTGGTGGTTGCATTGTTTGTTTATGACTCAATGACTCATAAAAAGAAAAAATTGGCTGTTACACGATAG
- a CDS encoding NADH-quinone oxidoreductase subunit NuoE family protein, protein MTNTQTIQFPADTLELVHKIIKRYPEGKQKSALLPILHLAQAEWRWLSSEVMDYVAGLLSIKPIEVYEVATFYTMFHLEPVGEHVIEYCRTGPCCLMGGVEVYDHLKKKLGIETGETTPDGKFTIKEVECLAACGWGPVFQIREKYYMNLTKEKVDEIIDDLSK, encoded by the coding sequence ATGACGAATACACAAACTATTCAGTTTCCAGCCGATACATTAGAGTTGGTACATAAAATTATCAAACGTTATCCTGAAGGAAAACAAAAATCGGCTCTTTTGCCTATTTTGCACTTGGCCCAAGCCGAATGGCGTTGGTTGAGCTCGGAGGTAATGGATTATGTAGCGGGTTTATTGAGCATCAAACCTATCGAGGTTTATGAAGTAGCTACTTTCTATACGATGTTCCATTTAGAGCCTGTGGGCGAGCATGTAATTGAATACTGTCGCACGGGGCCATGTTGTTTGATGGGAGGCGTAGAAGTGTACGACCACCTCAAGAAAAAACTAGGTATTGAAACAGGCGAAACTACACCCGATGGTAAGTTTACTATTAAGGAGGTAGAGTGCTTGGCCGCTTGCGGATGGGGGCCTGTTTTCCAAATTCGTGAAAAATATTATATGAATTTGACCAAAGAAAAGGTAGACGAAATTATTGACGACCTTTCAAAATAA
- a CDS encoding 2Fe-2S iron-sulfur cluster-binding protein encodes MKVTIDNITIDVEPGTTIMQAARKIGPHIAPPAMCYYEPLKGSGGKCRACLVKVTAGSEKDPRPMPKLVPSCITQVQDGMIVENTVNEQVLEARKGIVEFLLLNHPLDCPVCDQAGECHLQDFAFEHGVSKTRTVEERNTFEQHDLGPYIQLHMNRCVLCYRCVYTADQITEGRVHGVMHRGDHAEISTYIEKAIDNDFSGNVIDVCPVGALTDKTYRFKNRVWFTKPVEAHCDCEKCSGNVTLWYRGDEVIRVTARKNEWGEVKEFICNTCRFERKKTSDWIIEGPTKVARHSVISANKYGSNLIKPAFPLKQAAEQYKKIDDTRDRSFLEPQKQLK; translated from the coding sequence ATGAAAGTAACTATTGATAACATCACAATTGACGTAGAACCAGGTACAACCATTATGCAGGCTGCTCGTAAGATTGGCCCACATATTGCACCTCCTGCGATGTGTTATTATGAACCACTCAAAGGCTCTGGCGGTAAATGCCGTGCTTGTTTGGTAAAAGTAACTGCAGGTTCTGAGAAAGACCCTCGTCCAATGCCCAAACTCGTTCCTTCTTGTATTACTCAGGTACAAGATGGTATGATTGTAGAAAATACTGTCAACGAGCAAGTGTTAGAAGCACGCAAAGGTATTGTTGAGTTTTTGTTGCTCAATCACCCGCTCGACTGCCCTGTGTGCGACCAGGCTGGCGAATGTCATCTACAAGATTTTGCTTTTGAGCATGGTGTGTCAAAAACACGTACCGTCGAAGAGCGTAATACATTTGAACAACACGATTTGGGGCCGTATATCCAGCTACACATGAATCGTTGTGTGCTTTGTTACCGTTGTGTGTACACTGCCGACCAAATCACAGAAGGCCGTGTGCATGGGGTAATGCACCGTGGCGACCATGCCGAAATCAGTACTTATATCGAGAAAGCCATTGATAACGATTTCTCTGGAAACGTAATCGATGTGTGTCCTGTAGGTGCATTGACCGACAAAACTTATCGTTTCAAAAATCGTGTTTGGTTTACAAAACCTGTAGAGGCACACTGCGATTGTGAAAAGTGCTCGGGTAATGTAACTTTGTGGTATCGTGGCGATGAAGTTATCAGAGTCACAGCTCGTAAAAACGAATGGGGCGAGGTAAAAGAATTTATCTGTAATACTTGTCGTTTCGAGCGTAAGAAAACTTCTGATTGGATAATCGAAGGGCCAACAAAGGTAGCTCGTCATTCGGTTATTTCGGCTAACAAATATGGTAGTAATCTAATAAAGCCAGCTTTCCCACTAAAACAAGCGGCAGAGCAATATAAGAAAATCGACGATACTCGTGACCGTTCGTTCTTAGAACCACAAAAACAATTGAAATAG
- a CDS encoding ATP-binding response regulator, producing MPKIVLIEDDRLLAENTKTILELNGFECFMEHEGQKGIQLIKTTCPDLVVCDIMLDEIDGFEILREVRATHNFLNLPFIFLTARADFGDKRKGMNLGADDFLTKPFMSRDLIEAIKARLTISAQKNASTGVEIRKSAVDVFYKVSNHEYLTPLNGIVNLSEIVVKQLQNHQIHDAITLVEGINVSGQRMLRITRKLLWYNQLSNYLNPWQNTNSHTIFVIDLQQKIINNLKRSSTKNIDIILKSSISSLSGYDETHIEQIFTEIYQNIFQYADPLYTIYSDARLENNMFVLIVRNQYKADYTFSTYDITPFFQAHNPKDMNGTGLGLYIVKEWVKSVDGYIEVKGENHLFEVLIKIPINYM from the coding sequence ATGCCAAAAATAGTATTGATAGAAGATGACCGACTCCTAGCCGAAAACACAAAAACAATTTTAGAGCTAAATGGTTTTGAATGTTTTATGGAACATGAAGGTCAAAAAGGGATTCAGCTGATTAAAACTACCTGCCCCGATTTGGTTGTTTGTGACATTATGCTCGATGAAATAGATGGATTTGAGATTCTAAGGGAGGTTAGAGCTACTCATAATTTCCTAAACCTGCCTTTTATATTTTTAACGGCTCGTGCCGATTTTGGAGATAAAAGAAAAGGAATGAATCTGGGAGCCGACGATTTTCTGACCAAGCCTTTTATGTCCAGAGACCTCATCGAAGCTATCAAGGCACGCCTAACAATAAGTGCTCAAAAAAATGCTTCGACTGGAGTAGAAATACGCAAAAGTGCCGTAGATGTCTTTTACAAGGTATCTAATCATGAATACCTCACACCTTTGAATGGAATTGTAAATTTGAGCGAAATCGTAGTAAAACAGCTACAAAATCACCAAATTCACGATGCTATCACGCTAGTTGAAGGAATTAATGTGTCGGGGCAAAGGATGCTCCGTATTACTCGTAAATTATTATGGTACAATCAGCTCTCAAATTACCTAAATCCTTGGCAAAATACAAACAGCCATACTATATTCGTTATTGATTTACAACAAAAAATTATTAATAACCTAAAAAGGAGTTCTACCAAAAATATAGATATTATACTCAAGTCCAGTATTTCAAGCCTATCGGGCTATGACGAAACGCATATAGAACAAATATTTACAGAAATATACCAAAACATTTTTCAATATGCCGACCCGCTGTACACAATTTATTCGGATGCCCGATTAGAAAATAATATGTTTGTACTGATTGTCAGAAATCAATACAAAGCCGATTACACCTTTTCAACTTACGATATTACCCCCTTTTTCCAAGCTCATAACCCCAAAGATATGAATGGAACAGGCTTGGGCTTATATATCGTAAAAGAATGGGTAAAGTCGGTTGATGGATATATTGAAGTAAAAGGTGAAAACCATTTGTTTGAAGTTTTAATTAAAATCCCAATCAACTATATGTAA
- a CDS encoding helix-turn-helix domain-containing protein codes for MKSKYIHSITYEYLNRNAFLTQLTNELNTILTEKNTYTIDNSNGKGKFFSIEIEPGFEIELLQVQLYNDLHIRPIPANNNGKWSITICSNHTVHTDKLDYTQSHYPYCVIMSSSMAQQEIIIPAKKKNLSFSITFSKEWIAQNIIAYVKPEAAKLLKGILAEDRPVWQIDNIDIDLHRIISSLLNKDLYQNNTKLLFYRTALDLTLLFFEKLVNKSIFIPVQQFKRHDIQQIYKLNESILEDLSKPCPTIEELSKSIGMSSAKFKALYKTVFNTSVYTYHLNERLEQACRYLQAGVYTINEVAYMVGFHYPSSFSRIFKKKYGQSPHQFIKTSGKPKLP; via the coding sequence ATGAAATCAAAATATATTCATTCTATTACTTACGAGTATCTCAATAGGAACGCTTTTCTTACTCAACTTACTAATGAACTAAATACCATTTTAACTGAGAAAAATACTTATACTATTGACAATAGCAACGGAAAAGGCAAATTTTTTTCTATTGAAATTGAACCTGGATTTGAAATTGAATTATTGCAAGTACAGTTGTACAACGACTTGCATATCAGGCCTATCCCTGCCAATAACAATGGAAAATGGAGTATCACCATTTGTAGTAATCATACCGTTCATACCGACAAACTTGACTATACCCAAAGTCATTACCCTTACTGTGTTATCATGAGCTCGTCGATGGCTCAGCAAGAAATTATTATTCCAGCAAAAAAAAAAAACTTATCGTTTTCCATCACCTTCTCAAAAGAATGGATTGCCCAGAATATTATTGCCTACGTAAAGCCTGAAGCTGCCAAGTTATTAAAAGGAATACTAGCCGAGGATAGGCCCGTATGGCAAATTGATAACATAGATATAGACCTCCATCGTATTATTAGCTCACTTCTGAATAAAGATTTGTATCAAAATAATACAAAGCTGTTGTTTTATCGAACGGCATTAGACCTGACATTGCTCTTCTTCGAGAAATTAGTCAACAAAAGTATTTTTATTCCTGTACAGCAATTTAAAAGGCACGATATTCAACAAATTTATAAGCTCAATGAATCTATTCTCGAAGATTTGAGCAAGCCTTGTCCTACTATCGAAGAGTTGTCCAAATCTATCGGTATGAGTTCAGCCAAATTTAAGGCTCTCTACAAAACCGTATTTAATACAAGTGTGTATACTTATCATCTCAACGAACGGCTTGAACAGGCTTGTAGATATTTACAAGCTGGTGTATATACTATCAACGAAGTAGCTTATATGGTGGGCTTTCATTATCCTTCAAGTTTTTCAAGGATATTCAAAAAGAAATATGGCCAATCACCGCATCAGTTTATCAAAACTAGCGGCAAGCCTAAACTACCATAA